In Runella sp. SP2, the genomic window AACAATACATCAATTAGAGTTATTAAAGGAGTTATTTGAAAAAGGGGCATTTAAGGCGACAATTGACAGGACTTTTAAAATGGCTGAAATAGTAGAAGCACATAGGTATGTTGACGAGGGGCGAAAAAAAGGGAATGTCGTACTAAAAATAAGTGGCTGAATAGCGCTACTCTAAAAGCAGGTTTTGGCCTGCTTTTTTGCTTTTGTAGCTGTTTTGATATAGCTTTCTCACTTCGATAACACAAGCGGGCGCACTTGCGCTATCAAAAAATAACCAAATAAAATCCAGCAAACAAAAACAGAATGAACGAAGTCGAAACATACATTCAGCAGTTTCCCGACAATGTGCAGGAAATATTGGGAAACATTAGAAAGCTAATAAAGGACAATGCCCCCGAAGCAGAGGAATCATTTGCTTACGGAATGCCTGCCTATAAGACACACAAAAAACCATTGGTTTATTTTGCGGCATTTAAAAACCACATCGGATTTTACGCTACGCCATCGGGACATGACGAATTCCAGGCCGAACTTTCAAAGTATAAACAAGGAAAAGGCTCGGTGCAATTTCCGCTTGACCAACCCATGCCCTACCAACTAATGGAAAGGATTGTAAAATTCAGAGTGAGCGAAAACAACGCCCGAAGCACTTCTAAAACATTTGGAAAATCGGAATGACCTTACCCTTCAGATATTAAACAGGCTGGAAGCTTTTGAGACAAAAAAATGACCGCATGAAAAAACACCTTGTTTTATTATGCCTTGTCCTCTCGGTGGGCTTCATTTGTACGGGTGCTTACGTTTACCCTGGCGGCTCCCTGTACGACAAAAACTCCGTCGGATTTGACTGGACTCAAAATTTCATTAGCAATTTGTTTCAACCCAAAGCCCTCAATGGCGCCGACAACCCGTCGAGAGTTTGGGCGACCATTGGCATGGCTTTTAATTCCTTGGGCTTTGGTCTATTTTTTATAAATATGGCCAAAAAGATGTCCAACAAACACGCCTCATTGGTCTTAACAATTGTTGGCTTCAGCGATATTCTCTTCAACTTCCTCATTGCGACTCCGTTGCACGACATCATGGTAACCCTCTCCAGCACATCTTCTTTGCTTGGGCTGTTTTACATAACGGTTTTTACCCTAAAAACGAAATTACATTTCTTCAAAATCAGCTGCATTCTTTGCATGGGCATCTTTTATTACTCCTTGTTTCTTTACGGCTTTGGCGATTGGGGTTTATTAGCAATTATGCAGAAAGTAACTCTAATCTGCTCCATGCTGCTCGTTTTGGGGTTTGAGTATTTCACTGACAAAGAAGACTTTAGACCAAATTCAGAGGTTAAGAAACTATAAAATTTCTAGATGACTGTTTAAACAAAAACGTTTTAGAAACCCACCAAAATGACCGATTTTAAAACATTCTTCCAGCGACTGACTCCTGTTTCACCCGAGAATTGGGAGCGATTTGCGGCATTGTTTACCCCTAAAACATTGCTAAAGGGAGAGTATTTCATTGATGACGGACAGGTGGCCAAAGAAATCGGTTTTTTGGAGAAAGGCATCCTTCGGGCGTTTTACCGAAATGCCGAAGCTGTCGAATACAACAAACACTTTTTTGTAAATCCTTGCTTCGTAGGTGGCTACGCATCGCTCATCACGGGTCGCCCCAACCAAATCATCCAACAAGCCCTTACCGACTGCATCATTCTTGTAGCGTCGTTTAAGGACATTCAGCATCTCTACCCTACTTGTCCCGACATCGAACGCGGCGCGAGGGTATTGGCCGAACAGTTTTTTGTGCAAAAAGAACAACGGGAAATCGAAATCGTACTGCTGGACGCCGACAAACGTTATCAATTATTCAGACAGGAGTTTCCACAGTTGGAGCAGCAAATTCCCCAATACCACATCGCTTCTTACTTGGGAATTACCCCCACGCAACTCAGTCGAATACGGCGAAAAATGGCGGGCAAGTAGCATTTATCAACCTATGTAAATGAAAAAGGATGAGGTATTCCGCAGCTTTGTGACGTCATCTTACTAATCATTTTACATCCAATGAATACTTCTGGAAACACCATCTTAATCACGGGCGGTTCTTCGGGAATTGGGCTTGCTTTAGCCACCCGTTTTTTGGCTCTCAACAACCAAGTCATTATCACTGGTCGCAATCAAGAAAAATTGGAAGAAATACAAGCCAAGTACCCCGACATCGACATTTTTGTGGGCGACCTCACCAATAAGCACTCCTTGGACGAATTGGTGTTGTTTATTGAGCAAAAGCATCCCGACTTGAATGTTTTGATTAATAACGCAGCCGTTCAGTACAATTATCATTTTACGGACGAGCCTAATCTTACGTACAAAATCGACTACGAAGTATCAGCCAACCTCACTGTCCCCCTCCAATTGACTGGTTTATTGCTTCCATTGCTACTCAAAAACCCAAACAGCGCCGTCGTCAATGTAAGCAGCGGGTTGTTCATTGCTCCTAAAAAATCGGCGTCGGTGTATTGTGCTACCAAAGCCGCCCTACACAGTTTCAGTAAAACACTGCGGTATCAGTTGGAAGAAACAGGCATCAAGGTTTTTGAAATCATTCCTGCTTTGATAGACACCCCCATGACCACAGGGCGCGGAAAATCAAAAATTACTGCTGACGAGTTAACCGACGAATTTTTGCGTAATTTCAAGGCCGATATATTTGAGAGTTACATCGGCAAGACCAAATGGCTACGACGCATCCACCGACTTTGGCCAAAGCTTGCCGATAAAATCATGAAAAACGGACTATAAACCACGCTAATCGAAAACAGCCCAATGAAACCCCTCTTCAAGCCATTGCTATTCTTGCTAATTGCCTGCTCGTTATTCTCCGCCAACGCCCAAAAACGCCCTCACTTCAAAGCCAAAGTAGTTTATAAATCTTTTCCCCAAGAAAACAAGTATGTTGTTCCCCAAAATAGCTTCCGCGATTCGCTAGTTTTAAAAGTGGGAAACGAAACGATTGTCGCCCAATCGTTCGGAGAAGGCCATACCAGAGACAACGTTGTTGGGTATTTTGCCAAAGAAAATATCCTATTTGGAGGGTGTTTACTCAAAGAAATGGGTGCCAGCAAAGGGTATCTGGGTGATGCCAACGTGGCTGAGTGGTCGAATACGGTGAATAGAATCAAAAACCAGTACCCCAACCTGCAAATTGTAGTGCCTGGGCACGGAAAATACGGCGACAAACAACTGCTCGATTACACCATTGGCCTCTTCAAAACCGAGATGTTTGGCGAGCAACTTTTTAAAAAAAACTAACCCTGTTCAGAACATTCTGTTCTGTTTATTTTTCAGTCATCAATGAAAAAAAGCAAAGAATCATCCGAGCATTATACTTGGGGACAAAACTGCGACGGCTGGCATTTGTTAAAAACCAACTCCCTGAGTATCATTCAAGAACGAATGCCGCCCCATACGTCCGAAGCCTTGCACTACCATCAAAAAGCGCAGCAGTTTTTCTTTATTTTGGCAGGAAAAGCCACATTTGAAATCGAAGGCGAAGTTTTTGAGGTAGAGTCCAACGAAGGTTGTCATGTAGAGGCCCACAAAAATCACAAAATCAAGAACGAAGGCCCTGATGACCTACATTTTTTAGTCATCTCCGAACCCAAAGCCCACGGCGATAGAATCGATGAACCGATTTGAAACTCCCAAAACCATCCAATGGAATTTGCACCTTTCAACAACATTGTTAAACGCAGCCTTCAAGGAATGGAAATGGAGGCCAAGGGTAGCTCCGAAGAAGCCAAGCATCTATTTCGACAAGGCTGGGAAGAAGCTACCAACGATTTTGAAAAGTTTCTTGCGGCCTATTACGTGGCACGTCACCAACCCATCGTTTCCGACCGCTTACAATGGCTAACCCTTGCGTTAGAACATGCTTTAAAGGCTGAGAATGAGGCTACCAATAGCGCCCTCCCCACGTTATACGCCCAAATTGCTGCGTGTTATGACGGCCTGAGTGATGTGGAAAACGCCAAAAAGAACCGTGATTTAAGTACTTTATATGGACAAGCACCTTCCGACAAAGGCCCTTTTTATCATGGAACAAAAGCCGATTTGCAAGTAGGTGATTTGTTGGTAGCAGGTGGGCTTTCCAACTACCAATCTGAACTGGTAATGAACCATATCTATTTTACTGCGCTGGTCAGCGGTGCAGGTCTTGCGGCAGCACTGGCCAAAGGCGATGGCCCCGAACGCGTGTATATCATCGAGCCTACGGGTAGTTTTGAGCATGACCCGAACCTCACTGATAAAAAATTCCCTGGCAACCTGACTCGTTCTTATCGCTCGCAAGCCCCTTTAAAAATTGTGGGCGAAGTGACTGAATGGGGCAAACAAACACCGCAGGTAATTCAAAAATTTCGTGAAAAAGTGGACAACAATAAAGGTGAAATCATTAATTAAACTGCCTTTCTTTTTGTTACTGGTGTTGTTTTCGTTCGTAAAAGCAACCGCCCAATCTCCCGAAAAAATCAACTTTGTTCGGCAGGGTGTTCGTCGGTTTATTTTTGATGAAACGCAACAACTGCCGTTGGCTGCCCTGCACCCCCGCGAAATCATTGGTTTGTCGGCCATGTACCCTGTTCGTCATGCTTTACCAACGACTGCGGACGTGAACGTACTTTCTCAACAATTATCCATTCAGTCAACGTCCGAAACTCAAACGTCCGTTTGGTTTGGAGGCTTTAATCCGTTTGCTACCTATGTGATAGACCCCGCCCGTTGCCAAGGCCAAGGAGAGATGGGTTTTGAGTTTACGGATGCTGTCCAAAGCGAACAATTTATTGTTAAGCTTGTTTTTAAGGACGAACAATTGCTGGACGTACGCCAAAAAATAGTGAAAAACGCGCAGATAGTTGCGGAGTCTTCCATTGCCACAAAAAACAGCAAAAACGCCCAAATCAAAGGTAAAATCATCCTCCAAATGCTCGGAAGTGGCCTGACACTTTTCCTGCAAAACGACGGTTTACCGCTTCCCGTGGGGCAGTTTGACTTTGGTCAAATCCTAGATTTACGCCATAAAAAATACCTCCATTCGTTTCAATCTCGCCTGTACGTGGGGCTGCAAAGCGGGCAAGTGCTTATTAAGAAAGTGGAATCGGTACTTAGTAGCGGCATGGGACTGGCCGACATTCGCGCCATCACCTACGAAGATGGCAGTCCGCTTTTGGACAAGGGGCGGCTTTGGTACACCATGACAATCCGAGGACGCGCCTTGCCCCACCACGTTCAGGGGGTATTTAGCCTCGACCCAACCACCTTCGACCTCCGTTTGGAAGGCGTGATTGTCTTTGACCGAAACGACGGTTTGCTTCGCAATGAGGTGGCTTCTCACCTGTTTTATGACCGAAAAGTAAAAACTTGGCGGGGGCTTACGACGGGATTTAGTGCGTATGCAAAGCCCGAAGAGAAAAAACAACTCTTGGCCATCGAAAGCCAGCGCGACCCTCGGTTTGGGTTTTCGGTGATGAAAGCCATCCCGTTTGGCCTCGTGGGCGACATCGAAGACCCGCACGTTGTTTTTGATTCCACAGCCCGTAAGTGGCGGATGCTCACCTGCGAAAACCAAAACGGTTACAAGGCCATCATGCTCGAATCGGAGGAGTGGAACAAAGGGTATCGGCGCATTGCAGGCCCCGTTCAGCACAATTCTACGGGAACGTCTATTCAGAAAATTGGGAACGAACGGTATTGCTTTTCGGGAAGTCAGGAACGGCAACTATTTATTTACTCCTACCCTACGCTTCAAAAAATTGGTACCCTCAAAATGGATTTACCTCCGTGGGACGCTACCTCAGGTACAAGGGTATGGCCCAACGTCGTTGAACTGCCCGAAGGATCCCCTTTTCGGTATGTGGCGCTGATGATGGATCGCTTCAATTTTCCTGGGCTCGAAGGCCCTAATTGGACGTACGGAGCGTTGTATTTGTATCACGGCTACGAGGATGAATAAGGTGTCATCAGTATGCTATTATCGACGATTTTAGCACACTGATGACACTGATTTAACGGATTCACACGGATTAAACCTTCGGGTTCAATAACCCCAAAACCAAAAAATTTACAAAAAGAACTTGCGAAACCAAAAAGTTGCATATAAGTTTACAACCAGTTAGTTTCACAAATAAATAACGATGATGAGAAGAGATGTGTTTCAGGCCATAGCTGACCCTACCAGACGGGCGATTATTGCGTTGATTGCGTTGCAAGCGATGACACCCAATTCGATTGCTGAACATTTTGACACCACCCGTCAGGCAGTTTCCAAACATTTACGCATCCTGACCGAGTGTGAATTGGTAAAACAGGAGCACAAAGGCCGCGAAATTTACTATACCCTTGAGCTAGAACGAATGAAAGAAATCGACAAATGGCTTGAGCAGTTTAGGAAGATTTGGGAAACGCGTTTCAGCCAGCTTGATACGTTATTACAAACCATACAAAACCAACAAACGTAAGCAGCCTTCTGATTACAAAATCTCAATATCAAACTTTCGGTAGTTGTCGAGTGCGGGGTCGTTGCTCGGCAAGTCGGTGATGAGAGCGTCGATGGCCGAAAGTTCGCATACCTTAAAAAAATCGACGGTTTCGAGCTTTTCTTTGTTGCTCAATACGATTGTTTTTCGGGCCGAAGCCATCAGGATTTTCTTCACTTCCCCTTCATCTTGGATAGAGGCGGTAATTCCGATTTGGCTGTCTATTGAACATGCGCCCATAAAATACACATCAGCTTGGTACTTTTGGGCTTCGAGGCACGTTTGAACGCCCACGTTGGTTTGCGTACTTCGGTTATAATTTCCCCCTAGTACAATCACTTCTATTCCATGGTGCACCGACAACAGCGGAAGCAAGGCTATATTATTGGTTATCAGTCGAAAATTCGCATCAATCGGAATACTTGAAACAAACGCCAACATGGTCGTGCCTCCGTCGATAAACACGGTTTTGGCTCCCACGAGCTGTTGTTGGGCTTTGAGTGCAATTACTTTTTTAGCGTCGGGAAACATATCCGCGCGGTCTTGAAACGAAAGCGGACTCGCCGAAGGGCTAATGGCTCCGCCTCTTACTTTCACCAGCAATCCACTCTTTGCAAGTACTTCAATATCCCGACGAACGGTATCTTCTGAGACGTTCAAACTCAACGCCAACTCTTCAAACGAAGCTTTATTGGTCGCTTTTATGACTTTCAAAATATGGTCAAAACGCTCCTCTTTTAGCATTTTTTGAGTTTTTTTTATTTTTTCAAACGTGTTGAGGGTTGCTCACAACCCGCCCCTTTTCAATATTGGCGTGCGTTAAATCGGGTTGTGAGCAACCCTCAGCACAGGCAAAATCGGGTTGTAAGCAACCCTCAGCACAGGCAAAATCGGGTTGTGAGCAACCCTCAGCACGGGCTATTTCCTACCATACGCTACACCCACCAACAACAGCAAAAAGCCCGTAAAGCCAAAGGCTATCGACAAGGACGTTTGTTGGGCAATAAACCCTAGAATCGCTGGGCCTGCCAATTGACCAGCGTAGCCCATGCTCGTAATGGCCGCAAGAGCGACCGAACTTGGCACGTTTTTGAGTCGTCCGCCTTCACTGAAAAACACAGGAACAATATTGGCCGCGCCGATTCCTACCAAAACAAACCCTACAAAAGCGCCAATAAGCCAAGGAGTTCCGACAATGAGGGCAAAACCTGCGACCCCCACAAACGCGCCTCCCGACACCACCGTTTTGGTATCAAGTTTTGAGACCACTTTGTCGCCCACCAAACGCATGACCGCCATGGCAACTGAAAACGCCGCGTAGCCTACTCCCGACAATGCCTCCTCTACCCCTCGATTGTCGCGGAGAAAAATGGCGCTCCAGTCGAGCATGGCCCCTTCGGCCAAAAA contains:
- a CDS encoding iron chaperone, with the translated sequence MNEVETYIQQFPDNVQEILGNIRKLIKDNAPEAEESFAYGMPAYKTHKKPLVYFAAFKNHIGFYATPSGHDEFQAELSKYKQGKGSVQFPLDQPMPYQLMERIVKFRVSENNARSTSKTFGKSE
- a CDS encoding Crp/Fnr family transcriptional regulator; translated protein: MTDFKTFFQRLTPVSPENWERFAALFTPKTLLKGEYFIDDGQVAKEIGFLEKGILRAFYRNAEAVEYNKHFFVNPCFVGGYASLITGRPNQIIQQALTDCIILVASFKDIQHLYPTCPDIERGARVLAEQFFVQKEQREIEIVLLDADKRYQLFRQEFPQLEQQIPQYHIASYLGITPTQLSRIRRKMAGK
- a CDS encoding SDR family oxidoreductase, which gives rise to MNTSGNTILITGGSSGIGLALATRFLALNNQVIITGRNQEKLEEIQAKYPDIDIFVGDLTNKHSLDELVLFIEQKHPDLNVLINNAAVQYNYHFTDEPNLTYKIDYEVSANLTVPLQLTGLLLPLLLKNPNSAVVNVSSGLFIAPKKSASVYCATKAALHSFSKTLRYQLEETGIKVFEIIPALIDTPMTTGRGKSKITADELTDEFLRNFKADIFESYIGKTKWLRRIHRLWPKLADKIMKNGL
- a CDS encoding cupin domain-containing protein, which encodes MKKSKESSEHYTWGQNCDGWHLLKTNSLSIIQERMPPHTSEALHYHQKAQQFFFILAGKATFEIEGEVFEVESNEGCHVEAHKNHKIKNEGPDDLHFLVISEPKAHGDRIDEPI
- a CDS encoding NAD(+)--rifampin ADP-ribosyltransferase produces the protein MQVGDLLVAGGLSNYQSELVMNHIYFTALVSGAGLAAALAKGDGPERVYIIEPTGSFEHDPNLTDKKFPGNLTRSYRSQAPLKIVGEVTEWGKQTPQVIQKFREKVDNNKGEIIN
- a CDS encoding helix-turn-helix transcriptional regulator — its product is MRRDVFQAIADPTRRAIIALIALQAMTPNSIAEHFDTTRQAVSKHLRILTECELVKQEHKGREIYYTLELERMKEIDKWLEQFRKIWETRFSQLDTLLQTIQNQQT
- a CDS encoding DeoR/GlpR family DNA-binding transcription regulator — encoded protein: MLKEERFDHILKVIKATNKASFEELALSLNVSEDTVRRDIEVLAKSGLLVKVRGGAISPSASPLSFQDRADMFPDAKKVIALKAQQQLVGAKTVFIDGGTTMLAFVSSIPIDANFRLITNNIALLPLLSVHHGIEVIVLGGNYNRSTQTNVGVQTCLEAQKYQADVYFMGACSIDSQIGITASIQDEGEVKKILMASARKTIVLSNKEKLETVDFFKVCELSAIDALITDLPSNDPALDNYRKFDIEIL